Proteins found in one Streptomyces sp. NBC_00461 genomic segment:
- a CDS encoding alkaline phosphatase PhoX yields MSATRRQILARSGALGAGIAFTGALSQLFAGTAAAQNLGHVGHTGYSPLVPDPDGLLDLPEGFRYKVLSREGDRLRSGEGIVPSNHDGMTALPGRHGSARLVHLVRNHENRPTAKFAVPTVAGLTYDPEGKGGCTALTLDRHNNVLSERVAIAGTAVNCAGGPSPWGTWLTCEETEDKAGTSGYTKDHGFIFEVDPTDPHRTGAVPLTAMGRFQHEAIAIDPKRGIVYETEDAFLKPFGLFYRFLPDKPLGGVGSLRAGGRLQAMRVPGVPDLSPIQEPGTTFEGIEWVDVPDPLAARTPVRLQDFGPKGITHAQKLEGCYWGGRCVYFVSSFAHSAEGSAADHFGQIWRYDPSSRRLTLVIVFGPDTDVQLPGESPDNICLAPSGGLMVCEDGNGAQHVFGVTRHGEVYAMARGRQVIGGTPQAPEWGEFAGVTFSPDGQTMFVNCYTPGTTFAVTGPWRR; encoded by the coding sequence ATGTCCGCGACACGACGTCAGATCCTCGCCCGCTCCGGTGCTCTGGGAGCGGGCATCGCCTTCACCGGGGCCCTCTCCCAACTCTTCGCCGGAACGGCCGCCGCGCAGAATCTCGGCCACGTCGGCCACACCGGCTACAGCCCGCTGGTCCCCGACCCGGACGGCCTGCTCGACCTCCCGGAGGGCTTTCGCTACAAGGTCCTCTCCCGCGAGGGCGACCGGCTCCGCTCCGGCGAGGGCATCGTCCCCTCCAACCACGACGGCATGACCGCCCTGCCCGGCAGACACGGCAGCGCTCGTCTCGTACACCTCGTCCGCAACCACGAGAACCGCCCCACCGCGAAGTTCGCCGTCCCCACCGTGGCCGGCCTCACCTACGACCCGGAGGGCAAGGGCGGCTGCACGGCCCTGACCCTGGACCGACACAACAACGTCCTCTCGGAGCGGGTCGCCATCGCCGGTACGGCCGTCAACTGCGCGGGCGGGCCCAGCCCTTGGGGCACCTGGCTGACCTGCGAGGAGACCGAGGACAAGGCCGGCACCAGCGGCTACACCAAGGACCACGGCTTCATCTTCGAGGTCGACCCCACCGACCCGCACCGCACCGGCGCCGTACCGCTGACCGCGATGGGCCGCTTCCAGCACGAGGCGATCGCGATCGACCCGAAGCGCGGCATCGTCTACGAGACCGAGGACGCGTTCCTGAAGCCCTTCGGTCTCTTCTACCGCTTCCTGCCCGACAAGCCGCTGGGCGGCGTCGGTTCACTGCGCGCGGGCGGTCGGCTGCAGGCGATGCGCGTGCCCGGCGTACCCGACCTCTCCCCGATCCAGGAGCCCGGCACCACCTTCGAGGGCATCGAGTGGGTCGACGTACCGGACCCGCTGGCAGCCCGGACCCCGGTCCGTCTCCAGGACTTCGGCCCGAAGGGCATCACGCACGCGCAGAAGCTGGAGGGCTGTTACTGGGGCGGGAGGTGCGTGTACTTCGTGTCGTCGTTCGCGCACAGCGCCGAGGGTTCGGCGGCCGACCACTTCGGCCAGATCTGGCGCTACGACCCCTCCTCGCGCCGTCTGACCCTGGTGATCGTCTTCGGCCCGGACACCGACGTCCAGCTCCCCGGCGAGTCCCCCGACAACATCTGCCTCGCCCCGAGCGGCGGCCTCATGGTCTGCGAGGACGGCAACGGCGCCCAGCACGTCTTCGGCGTGACGCGGCACGGCGAGGTGTACGCGATGGCGCGGGGGAGGCAGGTGATCGGCGGCACACCACAGGCGCCCGAGTGGGGCGAGTTCGCCGGGGTCACCTTCTCGCCGGACGGGCAAACGATGTTCGTCAACTGCTACACGCCCGGCACGACGTTCGCGGTGACGGGACCGTGGCGCCGGTAG
- a CDS encoding slipin family protein produces MLQELLAAAIAAGSACLVYGAVAARVVKQYERGVVFRLGRLTGEARGPGFTMILPFVDRLSKVNMQIVTLPIPAQEGITRDNVTVRVDAVVYFKVVDAAAALINVEDYKFAVSQMAQTSLRSIIGKSDLDDLLSNREKLNQGLELMIDSPAIGWGVQIDRVEIKDVSLPDTMKRSMARQAEADRERRARIINADAELQASKKLAEAAKQMSEQPAALQLRLLQTVVAVAAEKNSTLVLPFPVELLRFLERAQEHQPEHPHEQQHRQQPGQRQEQQPDQSQDRQIEK; encoded by the coding sequence ATGCTCCAGGAGCTGTTGGCAGCGGCCATCGCGGCCGGTTCGGCGTGTCTGGTGTACGGCGCGGTGGCGGCACGTGTCGTCAAGCAGTACGAGCGCGGGGTGGTCTTCCGGCTCGGCCGGCTCACCGGTGAGGCACGCGGCCCCGGGTTCACGATGATCCTTCCGTTCGTGGACCGGCTGAGCAAGGTCAACATGCAGATCGTCACGCTGCCGATCCCGGCCCAGGAGGGCATCACCCGTGACAACGTGACGGTGCGCGTGGACGCCGTCGTCTACTTCAAGGTCGTCGACGCGGCGGCCGCGCTGATCAATGTCGAGGACTACAAGTTCGCGGTCTCGCAGATGGCACAGACGTCCCTGCGCTCCATCATCGGCAAGAGCGACCTCGACGACCTGCTGTCCAACCGCGAGAAACTCAACCAGGGCCTGGAGCTGATGATCGACAGTCCGGCCATCGGCTGGGGCGTGCAGATCGACCGCGTGGAGATCAAGGACGTCTCACTGCCGGACACGATGAAGCGCTCCATGGCCCGCCAGGCCGAGGCCGACCGCGAGCGCCGCGCCCGCATCATCAACGCGGACGCCGAACTGCAGGCCTCCAAGAAGCTGGCCGAGGCCGCCAAGCAGATGTCCGAGCAGCCGGCCGCACTCCAGCTGCGGCTGCTGCAAACGGTGGTGGCGGTGGCCGCCGAGAAGAACTCGACCCTCGTGCTCCCGTTCCCGGTGGAGCTGCTGCGGTTCCTGGAGAGGGCACAGGAACACCAGCCCGAACACCCACACGAACAGCAGCACCGACAGCAGCCCGGCCAACGGCAAGAACAGCAGCCCGACCAATCCCAGGACCGCCAGATCGAGAAGTGA
- a CDS encoding SulP family inorganic anion transporter has product MMTKYPHLRQDFAASLVVFLVALPLCVGVAVASGVPAELGLVTGIVGGLVTGFLRGSSLQVSGPAAGLTVLVFEAVREFGLPALGVIVLATGALQILMGTLKLGRYFRAISVSVVEGMLAGIGLVLIAGQLYSMAGTKAPASGLAKIAQLPGALFDAIGTRAALTSILVGAGTIAVLVLWKRMPKQVRTVPGPLAAVGLATVAALVFSLPVATVEVKGLLGSIQPPPLGAFGDLADIGLLGTIVAFTLIASAESLFSAAAVDRLHDGPRTEYDRELVAQGAGNALCGLLGALPMTAVIVRSAANVQAGARTKASRVMHGVWLLLFAALLPDVLAYIPIPALAGILVYSGAKLIPVREIVSLWHGHRGEALILVVTAVSIVAVSMFEGVLIGLALAVAKTAWEASHIKLEVIDKGAGPVQAYLSGNATFLRLPKILDSLEALPQDRPVELDLSGLHHLDHACRTALENWAERHSAVGTEPVRVTAEPVRVTSD; this is encoded by the coding sequence ATGATGACCAAATACCCTCACCTGCGGCAGGACTTCGCCGCCTCGCTGGTCGTCTTCCTGGTCGCGCTCCCGCTGTGCGTGGGTGTGGCCGTCGCCTCCGGCGTCCCGGCCGAACTGGGCCTGGTCACCGGCATCGTGGGCGGCCTCGTCACCGGATTCCTGCGCGGCAGCAGCCTGCAGGTCTCCGGACCCGCGGCGGGGCTGACCGTGCTGGTCTTCGAGGCCGTGCGGGAGTTCGGGCTGCCGGCCCTGGGCGTGATCGTCCTCGCAACCGGCGCCCTCCAGATCCTCATGGGCACCCTGAAACTGGGGCGCTACTTCCGGGCCATCTCGGTCTCGGTCGTCGAGGGCATGCTGGCCGGAATCGGTCTCGTACTGATCGCCGGACAGCTCTACTCGATGGCGGGCACCAAGGCGCCCGCCTCCGGCCTGGCGAAGATAGCCCAGCTCCCGGGCGCGCTCTTCGACGCCATCGGGACCAGGGCGGCGCTCACCTCGATCCTCGTCGGCGCCGGCACGATCGCCGTCCTGGTGCTGTGGAAGCGGATGCCGAAGCAGGTACGCACGGTCCCCGGTCCGCTCGCCGCCGTCGGTCTCGCGACCGTCGCCGCGCTGGTGTTCTCGCTGCCGGTGGCCACCGTCGAGGTGAAGGGCCTGCTGGGCTCCATCCAGCCGCCCCCGCTCGGCGCCTTCGGTGACCTCGCCGACATCGGTCTGCTCGGCACGATCGTCGCCTTCACCCTGATCGCGTCCGCCGAGTCACTGTTCAGCGCGGCGGCCGTGGACCGGCTGCACGACGGTCCGCGCACCGAGTACGACAGGGAGCTGGTCGCGCAGGGCGCGGGCAATGCCCTGTGCGGTCTCCTCGGCGCACTGCCGATGACCGCGGTGATCGTGCGCAGCGCGGCGAACGTCCAGGCGGGCGCGCGGACAAAGGCGTCCCGCGTGATGCACGGCGTGTGGCTGCTGCTGTTCGCGGCCCTGCTGCCGGACGTCCTCGCCTACATCCCGATTCCGGCCCTCGCGGGCATCCTCGTCTACTCCGGCGCCAAGCTGATCCCCGTACGGGAGATCGTGTCGCTGTGGCACGGCCACCGCGGCGAGGCGCTGATCCTGGTCGTCACGGCCGTGTCGATCGTCGCGGTCAGCATGTTCGAGGGCGTCCTCATCGGTCTGGCCCTCGCGGTCGCCAAGACCGCCTGGGAGGCCTCGCACATCAAGCTGGAGGTCATCGACAAGGGCGCGGGTCCCGTCCAGGCGTACCTGTCGGGCAACGCGACCTTCCTGCGGCTGCCGAAGATCCTCGACAGTCTGGAGGCGCTGCCCCAGGACCGCCCGGTGGAGCTGGACCTGTCCGGCCTGCACCACCTGGACCACGCCTGCCGTACGGCGCTGGAGAACTGGGCCGAGCGGCACAGCGCGGTCGGCACCGAACCGGTGCGGGTGACCGCCGAGCCGGTCCGGGTCACCTCGGACTGA
- a CDS encoding carbonic anhydrase, protein MQPLIDNARTFGQRPEEFAKLAEGQSPQVLFITCSDSRVVPALITGARPGELFELRTAGNIVPPYTSEHATSEACTIEYAVEVLGVSDIVVCGHSHCGAVGALVRGDDLDAVPAVRDWLSHATPRPAGAAEDPTVSEGVQSHVLTQLLRLRSYPYIEQKLKSRQLSLHAWFYEVHTGAVQAHDPQTDTFAAL, encoded by the coding sequence ATGCAGCCCCTCATCGACAACGCCCGTACGTTCGGACAACGCCCTGAGGAGTTCGCCAAACTCGCCGAAGGCCAGTCCCCGCAGGTGCTGTTCATCACCTGCTCCGACTCCAGGGTCGTACCGGCCCTGATCACCGGCGCCCGCCCGGGCGAGCTCTTCGAGCTGCGCACCGCGGGCAACATCGTCCCGCCGTACACCTCCGAGCACGCGACCAGCGAGGCGTGCACCATCGAGTACGCCGTGGAGGTGCTCGGTGTCTCCGACATCGTCGTCTGCGGACACTCGCACTGCGGCGCCGTCGGCGCCCTAGTGCGCGGCGACGACCTGGACGCCGTGCCGGCCGTGCGGGACTGGCTCTCGCACGCCACCCCGCGCCCGGCAGGCGCGGCAGAGGACCCGACCGTCTCCGAGGGCGTGCAGAGCCACGTCCTGACGCAGCTGCTGCGGCTGCGCTCGTACCCGTACATCGAGCAGAAGCTGAAGAGCCGTCAACTGTCTTTGCACGCCTGGTTCTACGAGGTCCACACCGGCGCCGTGCAGGCGCACGACCCGCAGACCGACACGTTCGCGGCCCTGTGA
- the zapE gene encoding cell division protein ZapE produces the protein MSSSPSAPGLSPIADAAPSSLCTRAPHVPADRLVAEMVPPPRFDSVRFSTYIPDPNQPSQTEAVQVLDSFAAGLGGAHAVGGGKRGFFGFGKARAPKTPAGPRGVYLDGGYGVGKTHLLASLWHATPAEPALKAFGTFVELTNLVGALGFQQTVQTLSGHRLLCIDEFELDDPGDTVLVSTLLGKLVDAGVALAATSNTLPGKLGEGRFAAVDFLREIQGLSAHFRALRIDGEDYRHRGLPEAPAPFSEEQVTKAAYATAGASLDDFPHLLDHLAKVHPSRYGALTDGLKAVCLTGVRPVPDQSTALRLVVLADRLYDREVPVLASGLPFDRLFSEEMLNGGYRKKYFRAISRLTALARDGGTLVAGD, from the coding sequence GTGTCGTCCTCCCCTTCCGCACCCGGCCTCAGCCCGATAGCCGACGCGGCTCCGTCATCCCTGTGCACCCGTGCGCCGCACGTCCCCGCGGACCGGCTGGTCGCCGAGATGGTGCCGCCGCCGCGCTTCGACTCGGTCCGCTTCAGCACGTACATTCCGGACCCGAACCAGCCCAGCCAGACCGAGGCCGTCCAGGTGCTGGACAGCTTCGCGGCTGGGCTCGGCGGGGCGCACGCCGTCGGCGGCGGGAAGCGCGGGTTCTTCGGGTTCGGGAAGGCCAGGGCGCCGAAGACCCCGGCGGGCCCCCGCGGTGTCTACCTCGACGGCGGCTACGGCGTCGGCAAGACCCACCTGCTCGCCTCCCTGTGGCACGCCACCCCGGCGGAGCCCGCGCTCAAGGCGTTCGGCACCTTCGTCGAGCTGACGAACCTCGTCGGCGCCCTGGGCTTCCAGCAGACCGTCCAGACCCTCTCCGGCCACCGGCTGCTGTGCATCGACGAGTTCGAGCTCGACGACCCCGGCGACACCGTTCTCGTGTCGACCCTGCTCGGCAAGCTCGTCGACGCCGGTGTGGCCCTGGCCGCCACCTCCAACACCCTCCCGGGCAAGCTCGGCGAGGGCCGTTTCGCGGCGGTCGACTTCCTGCGCGAGATCCAGGGCTTGTCCGCCCACTTCCGCGCGCTGCGCATCGACGGCGAGGACTACCGCCACCGCGGTCTGCCCGAGGCACCGGCGCCCTTCTCCGAGGAACAGGTGACGAAGGCCGCGTACGCCACCGCGGGTGCCTCGCTCGACGACTTCCCGCACCTTCTCGACCACCTCGCCAAGGTCCACCCCAGCAGGTACGGCGCCCTGACGGACGGCTTGAAAGCGGTCTGCCTCACCGGTGTCCGGCCCGTCCCCGACCAGTCGACGGCCCTCAGGCTCGTCGTGCTCGCGGACCGCCTCTACGACCGCGAGGTGCCGGTCCTGGCCTCCGGGCTGCCCTTCGACCGGCTGTTCAGCGAGGAGATGCTCAACGGCGGCTACCGCAAGAAGTACTTCAGGGCGATATCACGGCTCACCGCGTTGGCCCGGGACGGCGGGACACTCGTCGCCGGGGACTAG
- a CDS encoding pyrimidine reductase family protein, whose translation MRRLFPVTDETVPTTPGEEGGAGDAGVLDALTEREWSLAELAAAYAYPEPTAAGQPVPWLRANMVSTLDGAAQHDGRSQPISSATDMRIFGTLRALADVVVVGAETVRQEGYRPARARADFAEMREAAGQGAAPAIAVVTASLDLDFSLPLFTSPLVPTLVLTGAAAPPDRIAVAEKAGARVVIAGDGMGVEPARAVQALGAIGYTRLLTEGGPRLLGQLVAAGVLDELCLAVSPMLTAGHAQRIAGGPSVAVPQRFVLASVLEEEGFLFTRYQRS comes from the coding sequence ATGCGACGCCTGTTCCCTGTGACCGACGAGACAGTGCCGACAACTCCCGGTGAGGAGGGCGGGGCCGGTGATGCCGGTGTTCTCGACGCCCTGACCGAGCGCGAGTGGAGCCTCGCCGAGCTCGCCGCCGCCTACGCATATCCCGAGCCGACCGCCGCCGGGCAGCCCGTCCCCTGGCTGCGGGCGAACATGGTGTCCACGCTCGACGGGGCCGCCCAGCACGACGGGCGGTCGCAGCCGATCTCCAGCGCGACCGACATGCGGATCTTCGGCACCCTGCGGGCCCTGGCGGACGTGGTGGTCGTCGGCGCGGAAACGGTACGGCAGGAGGGGTACCGGCCCGCACGCGCGCGAGCGGATTTCGCGGAGATGCGGGAGGCGGCCGGACAGGGGGCGGCGCCGGCGATCGCGGTGGTCACCGCAAGCCTCGACCTCGACTTCTCCCTCCCTCTGTTCACCTCACCGCTGGTGCCCACCCTGGTGCTCACCGGCGCCGCGGCGCCCCCCGACCGCATCGCGGTGGCCGAGAAGGCCGGTGCCCGGGTGGTGATCGCCGGTGACGGCATGGGGGTGGAGCCCGCCCGCGCCGTACAGGCCCTGGGCGCCATCGGGTACACCCGGCTGCTGACCGAGGGCGGCCCCCGGCTGCTCGGCCAGCTGGTCGCCGCCGGGGTGCTCGACGAGCTCTGTCTCGCCGTGTCCCCGATGCTCACCGCCGGTCATGCGCAGCGCATCGCGGGCGGGCCCTCGGTCGCGGTTCCGCAACGCTTCGTGCTCGCGTCGGTACTGGAGGAGGAGGGGTTTCTCTTCACCCGCTACCAGCGGTCCTGA
- a CDS encoding indole-3-glycerol phosphate synthase, which translates to MFTSVLMIEKALTSADVEFVTGLHGDEEVSFHVLLQPRGDQADRLLRAIDDVALGELDEAAREREVPEGEAAKDFGERALEVSLQALHACGSEAGGRLIEDHPLDALKVLVDEVGADEVIVLTDPHYVEEFFHRDWASRARHKVGVPVLKLFSHSKA; encoded by the coding sequence GTGTTCACAAGCGTATTGATGATCGAGAAGGCACTGACGTCCGCAGACGTGGAGTTCGTCACCGGCCTGCACGGGGACGAGGAGGTCTCCTTCCACGTGCTGCTCCAGCCCCGCGGCGACCAGGCGGACCGCCTGCTGCGGGCCATCGACGACGTCGCGCTCGGCGAACTGGACGAGGCGGCGCGCGAGCGCGAGGTCCCCGAGGGGGAGGCCGCCAAGGACTTCGGGGAGCGGGCGCTCGAGGTGTCCCTGCAGGCGCTGCACGCCTGCGGCAGCGAGGCCGGGGGGAGACTGATCGAGGATCATCCGCTGGACGCGTTGAAGGTGCTCGTGGACGAGGTCGGCGCGGACGAGGTGATCGTGCTGACCGATCCCCACTACGTGGAGGAGTTCTTCCACCGGGACTGGGCGTCACGGGCGCGGCACAAGGTGGGGGTACCGGTGCTGAAGCTGTTCTCGCACAGCAAGGCGTGA
- the murC gene encoding UDP-N-acetylmuramate--L-alanine ligase has translation MAPGLPTAMDRPHFIGIGGAGMSGIAKILAQRGAKVAGSDAKESATAEALRALGATVHIGHAAEHLADDASCVVVSSAIRKDNPELARAAELGIPVVHRSDALAALMDGLRPIAVAGTHGKTTTTSMLAVSLSELALSPSYAIGGDLDAPGSNALHGEGDIFVAEADESDRSFHKYAPEVAIVLNVELDHHANYASIEEIYESFETFAGRIVPGGTLVINADHEGARELTRRLAGAVRTVTYGDAADADVRVLSVVPQGLKSEVTVLLGGEELTFTVSVPGRHYAHNAVAALAAGVALGVPAAELAPALAAYTGVKRRLQLKGEAAGVQVIDSYAHHPTEMTADLEAMRAAAGDARILVVFQPHLFSRTQELGKEMGQSLALADASVVLDIYPAREDPIPGVTSELIIEAARAAGADVTPVHDKADVPSVVAGMAKAGDLVLTMGAGDVTDLGPRILDRLAQ, from the coding sequence ATGGCACCCGGCCTTCCCACCGCCATGGACCGACCGCACTTCATCGGGATCGGCGGCGCCGGAATGTCGGGGATCGCGAAGATCCTCGCGCAGCGCGGGGCCAAGGTCGCGGGCAGTGACGCGAAGGAGTCCGCGACCGCCGAGGCCCTGCGGGCGCTGGGTGCGACGGTGCACATCGGGCACGCGGCCGAGCACCTCGCCGACGACGCCAGCTGTGTCGTCGTGTCGTCGGCCATCCGGAAGGACAACCCGGAGCTGGCGCGCGCGGCCGAACTGGGCATTCCGGTGGTGCACCGCTCCGACGCCCTCGCCGCGCTCATGGACGGTCTGCGGCCCATCGCGGTCGCCGGCACCCACGGCAAGACCACCACGACGTCCATGCTGGCCGTCTCGCTGAGCGAGCTGGCGCTGAGCCCGTCGTACGCGATCGGCGGCGATCTCGACGCGCCCGGCTCCAACGCCCTGCACGGCGAGGGCGACATCTTCGTGGCCGAGGCGGATGAATCGGACCGCAGTTTCCACAAGTACGCGCCCGAGGTCGCGATCGTCCTCAACGTGGAGCTCGACCACCACGCCAACTACGCGTCCATCGAGGAGATCTACGAGTCCTTCGAGACGTTCGCCGGACGGATCGTGCCCGGCGGCACGCTGGTGATCAACGCGGACCACGAGGGTGCGCGGGAGCTGACCCGGCGGCTGGCCGGCGCGGTGCGGACGGTCACCTACGGCGACGCCGCGGACGCCGACGTCCGTGTACTGTCCGTCGTCCCGCAGGGGCTGAAGAGCGAGGTCACCGTCCTGCTGGGCGGCGAGGAACTCACCTTCACGGTCTCCGTCCCCGGCCGTCACTACGCGCACAACGCCGTGGCCGCGCTCGCGGCGGGCGTCGCGCTGGGTGTGCCGGCCGCCGAGCTGGCGCCGGCCCTGGCCGCCTACACCGGCGTGAAGCGCCGCCTGCAGCTCAAGGGTGAGGCGGCCGGCGTCCAGGTCATCGACTCCTACGCCCACCACCCGACCGAGATGACGGCCGACCTGGAGGCGATGCGCGCTGCCGCGGGCGACGCCCGGATCCTGGTCGTCTTCCAGCCGCACCTGTTCTCCCGCACGCAGGAACTCGGCAAGGAGATGGGCCAGTCCCTGGCCCTGGCGGACGCCTCCGTCGTCCTCGACATCTACCCGGCCCGCGAGGACCCGATCCCCGGCGTGACCAGCGAGCTGATCATCGAGGCGGCGCGGGCCGCGGGCGCGGACGTGACGCCCGTCCACGACAAGGCGGACGTGCCGTCGGTCGTCGCGGGAATGGCGAAGGCCGGTGATCTCGTTCTCACTATGGGCGCGGGTGATGTGACGGACCTCGGCCCGCGGATTCTGGACCGTCTCGCACAGTAG
- the msrB gene encoding peptide-methionine (R)-S-oxide reductase MsrB, whose amino-acid sequence MSYDVEKPDEQWRAELTPSEYAVLRQAATEPAFTGEYTNTKTTGVYSCRACGAELFTSDTKFDSHCGWPSFFDPKDTDAVEIVEDRSHGMVRTEVRCARCGSHLGHVFEGEGYATPTDQRYCINSISLSLTPAEG is encoded by the coding sequence ATGTCGTACGACGTCGAAAAGCCGGACGAGCAGTGGCGCGCGGAGCTGACCCCCTCCGAGTACGCGGTGCTGCGGCAGGCCGCCACCGAGCCCGCCTTCACCGGTGAGTACACCAACACCAAGACGACGGGCGTCTACTCCTGCCGGGCCTGCGGCGCCGAACTGTTCACCTCGGACACGAAGTTCGACTCCCACTGCGGCTGGCCGTCCTTCTTCGACCCGAAGGACACCGACGCCGTGGAGATCGTCGAGGACCGCTCCCACGGGATGGTGCGGACCGAGGTGCGCTGCGCGCGATGCGGGTCACACCTCGGTCACGTGTTCGAGGGTGAGGGATATGCGACGCCGACGGACCAGCGGTACTGCATCAACAGTATTTCGCTGAGTCTGACGCCGGCAGAGGGCTGA